A stretch of Aedes aegypti strain LVP_AGWG chromosome 2, AaegL5.0 Primary Assembly, whole genome shotgun sequence DNA encodes these proteins:
- the LOC5571189 gene encoding 2-acylglycerol O-acyltransferase 2 isoform X1 — protein MREIEWAPLNVPLRRRLETLCAFGWMSLFLFGELGMLFTYLYLLIFGGLLAKTFCLIYGAFIYYDRKAGVNGGRGQGVKWFRNLFCWKLFQTYFPAKLHKTVDLPADRNYIFAAFPHGVLSTGTFLNFATDTTGFYKLYPGIRSRPCTLNFHFIIPFFREILLSWGLASCASKSVMSMLTASNNPHHPANKDGRTANAVVLVVGGAAESLHCRPNNYRLVLKNRKGFCKIAIQAGASVVPVINFGEVDLFDQPPNPLGSPLRNFQEWVKNTTGIAPAAFRGRGFFQYTYGVIPRRRPINTVIGAPLHTQKNDKPSQAEIDDLHEKFCKSLADLFEKNKPKFIKDYKNVQVVLE, from the exons ATGAGAGAAATTGAGTGGGCACCACTGAATGTGCCCTTGCGACGCCGGCTGGAGACGCTCTGTGCCTTCGGATGGATGAGTCTGTTTCTGTTCGGTGAGCTCGGGATGCTGTTCACCTATTTATACCTATTG ATATTCGGTGGACTGCTCGCGAAAACGTTCTGTCTCATCTATGGAGCGTTCATCTACTACGATCGGAAAGCTGGCGTCAACGGTGGACGAGGACAGGG CGTCAAATGGTTCCGCAACCTGTTCTGCTGGAAGCTCTTCCAGACGTACTTCCCTGCCAAACTGCATAAAACGGTTGACCTGCCCGCGGATCGCAACTACATCTTCGCTGCCTTCCCACATGGTGTACTCAG CACCGGAACGTTCCTGAACTTTGCCACCGACACCACGGGATTCTACAAACTGTATCCAGGCATCCGGTCGCGACCATGCACGCTGAACTTCCACTTCATCATTCCGTTCTTCCGGGAGATTCTCCTGAGCTGGGGTCTCGCTTCGTGTGCCTCCAAAAGCGTCATGTCCATGTTGACGGCTTCCAACAATCCACACCATCCGGCCAACAAAGACGGTCGAACTGCCAATGCCGTTGTCCTGGTGGTTGGTGGCGCCGCTGAATCGCTGCATTGCCGGCCAAACAACTACCGATTGGTGCTCAAAAATCGGAAAGGCTTCTGCAAGATCGCTATTCAGGCCGGTGCCTCCGTGGTGCCAGTTATCAACTTTGGTGAGGTGGACCTGTTCGATCAACCGCCGAATCCTCTGGGCTCCCCATTACGCAATTTCCAGGAGTGGGTCAAGAATACGACCGGAATCGCTCCGGCAGCATTCCGCGGTCGAGGATTCTTCCAGTACACGTACGGTGTGATCCCAAGGCGACGACCGATCAACACAGTCA TTGGAGCACCGTTGCATACTCAGAAGAACGACAAGCCATCCCAGGCAGAGATCGATGATTTGCACGAAAAGTTCTGCAAATCCTTGGCTGACTTGTTCGAGAAGAACAAGCCCAAGTTCATCAAGGACTACAAGAACGTCCAGGTGGTTCTGGAGTGA